CATGGCGGCCTTTTCTCTAAGCCACACCTTAGTCAAACTCCACCTCACACTCTGGGCCTCTCTTGTCTTTCTGGACCCCATTTTCCCACTAACCTTAACAAGTTCCTTCCATTTTTCAACCTAGGCCCCCTCACCCATTGCTCAGGATCCACGCCTCCTTCCCAGGCCCCACCCTTTGCATAAACCTCTCCCATTTTCTAACCAGTCTCAACCCGTTCACAaaagcccctcccctcccactacAGGCCCCGCCCCAACAGGCTCCGCCCCCGTGCTGCCACGCCCCAACCGCCATAAGCCCCGCCTCCTCCTGCACCCCGCTGCGCGTGGGGCTGCGGGGGGGCCCCCCAACCCTGCTCGAGCTGTAGAGCCAGGCCCCGAACACTAGCCCTTTGTACCCCTCTCCCTGGCCCTAGGAGGTGCGGCCGCGGGCGCCCGGGTCGGGGGCAGGTCCAGGCGGCCCGGGGACTGGGCGAGACCACCTCGCTTTTGCGCGGCGGAGGTCCCGGAGACCGGGCAGGACCCCGGGAGGCCGGGAAAGTCTGTCGGCTTTCCTCTTTAATTACTTACACCTCCCTCTGGGCGCCGACATTTTGGGCAGCGGGGTCAGCGTCACTTCCACCTGAGGGGCCCCTCGACTTCCGCCCCGGCTCCCTTCTCCTCaaccagcccccccccctccccgcagcccccctttctccttcccccttggctcccctttccctccccccacccggCCTTTCTacattcccttccttttcccagcccAGGAGGTTAAAGAAGCTAGGTTGGCGCCATCTTGGTTGAGGGCAGCGGGAGGGGCGGGGCTTAAGCTACCCGGACGCCCTATAGACGGAGGGCGACAGCGCGCGGCTCCTCGTAGCCCGCGGTGATTTTACTTAAAAGTTTACATAGATGGGCGCAGCTAGGACTCCCTTTTCCCAAACTCGGACGCCTGCTGGGTAGGTTGTCGAGTTGCATccggaagaaggagaaaaaaaaaaagtccaagtgGTCAAACTAATGCGGAGTTGGGAAACACCAAGCACCATTTTACTACTTTTAACTCCGTGGGGCTTTGAAGCTACTGGGCGCCATGTTAATTAGGGGCACTTAGCGGCCATTTCCCGCTTCTCATCCATCCGGTACCTGTCTTTGATTGGGTCACCGGGTCGGAGTGCTTTGTGGGAGGGAAGGCATTTGGAGGTGGCCGGGGATTGTCTCGTGCGTTACTTCTCCCGGGGACAAACGGAGGCGACTGGCGCGCAGGCGCGCTGGGCTGCAGGCGCGCCTGGGCCCGGGGACGCCGAGCGTCCCCTTTGTTCCCCGCGGGCGGGCGGCGGGGAGGGAGGGGCCACCGGCGTCCGTGGCGAGGGGCGGGGCCCGGCCCGCGCTCCGCCGCCCCCGCCCCTTCCCACGCCTCGGCCCGTCGCCCcccggcgcgcgcgcgcgcacacgcacacacacgcgagCCCAGGCAGCATGCAAATGAGGTACCCAGAGGCGGGGGGCCCCGGGGAGCCGGGGAGGggagggcggggggagggggaggggggaagggggtgGTCCCGGGGGCGCGCGCCCGCCCGAGCGCGCCCCCGGCACCTGTTCCCTGCCTCCGCGCGCCCGCTCGCGCCGACCCCGCGCCCCCGCCGAGCGGTCCGGGCTCGCGctcgcgcacgcgcgcgcgcagaCCCCCCTCCTGGCAGCCCCTGCCGCCAGTGTCCCCGCGCCGCTTATTGGCCACCCGCACCCTGAGGGCCCCGCCCCGCTTGCGGGCTGGGCCACTCGGGGCTGACAGGCagatgtcccccccccccccgactgtgggtgggggagggtcgGGAGGGGATCCCTCTCTCACTTCCTAGGTATGCTCCAGAAATTCAGCTGCTTTGCCCAGGCTACCGCATGGTGCAAAAACCATGTGATCCTGGAAAAAGTTGCTCCTGCGTGGACCTCACGCGGTGTGCATATTAAAAGGGGGTGCAAGGCGTGGGGTTGTAGCACAGGCCTAGTGTGAGTGAGGCCCCTGAGTCGGTGAACCAGccccacacacaaagaaaacctagaaaccaaacaaaacagttgAAAGAGGGGTCCCCTGGCATAGAGCTGCACCTGTAGCTGCCCTGTCCCCCAAGTACAATCTAATTCCCACAGTCCCGAGATCTTTGGGCACTGAGAAGTGAGGGTCATATTTTTTGGGAGGCTTTCTGTATTTCAGGTAGTGTAATAAGGACATTTTTGAAACTTCCTTATTCCTGTCGATTCTCCCCACTACCTCGGTATATTGATTTTACAGAGAAGGAAGCTGACTCAGAGGCAAAGCCACTTGCAGTCACGTGCAGTTGCAGTCACGTGCAGAACGGGATCCAAACCGAGGACCGGGAGACCTCGAGAtgtccccctacacacacactcaaacacgtCCTAGTCTTCCTAGTCTTTCTCATTTCATTTCCCGGGCCACTGAGATCAGTTAGACTGACTTGGGGTCATTGTCACTTACTGGCAGAGAGAACTTTAGGAACTCACTTGGTTTTCCTGtgcctttgtttccctgtttGCAAAACAGAGAATGTGTTTCCTCAAAGGGTTGGCGTGAAGCTTAGCTACCCATGCTGCTCTGCTGGCTTTTGTGTATTACGTCCACAGCGTGTCCGGGTTAGTaggttaacaacaacaacaaaataaaagaaaaaaaagcaaagagacaAACCCCGAGTGCCATCTTGCAAAGGACATAAATGAGCCCAGAGAAGTAAGGACCTTGGCTAATGCCACACGGAGAGGAAGGGACAGATTCTGCATTTGATTTCTGGTTATCTGACTCCAAAGCCCAGACTCTTAGCAACCTGGATATATGCCCTTCACATATCAACAGATTTTGCGTAGGACCGCCTCTTTTCAGACCTCCCCATCTCTGCAGGGGTGAGGGCTTTTGGAGGCCTTTGTGGCCCACTCTGGGCTGTTTCAAGGCCCACACTCtcggctggattttttttttttctttctggctcGTTTTGACCTTAAAGGCTATAGGAGTTACTGATATGATGAAaaaccataaccacagcaacttatgaagaaagcatttaattgggggcttgcctgtattttcagagggtgagtccatgattaTCTTGGTCAGGAGCATGGTGGCCAACAGGAGccaagagctcacatctgatccataaATTTCAGGTAGAGGGGACTGGCCTGGCGTAGgattttgaaagctcaaagctcaAAGCTCAAatcacctcctctaacaaggccacacacctACTCCATCTAGGCCACAAGGCCACACTGTATTCCGACTTtactttgggctgccagctcacaaataacgacacagagacttactattaattaggaaagcttggccttagcgtAGGCTTTTCCCCAAccagctcttctaacttaaactgtttctattaatctacattctgctatgtggctcggttacctctcctctgtactgcATTctcaacttatttatttatttattttggtttttcgagacagggtttctttgtgtagctttgcacttttcttggaactcgctttgtagaccaggctggcctcgaactcacagagatctgcctgtctctgcctcccgagtgctgggattaaaggcgggcgccaccactgcctggctccttcccAACTTCTTTCGCATCTCACTGGCTCTCCTGCCAGGCCAGATTCtaaccctgagttcctctctGCCTAGAAGTCCCGCCttaacctctcctgcctagctattggctgttcagctttctattaagccaatcacaatgacacatcttcacacagtgtacaaattaTCCTGCaacaccacacctcctaatccttcccaaacaattccactaatGGAACCAGACATTCAAACATAGGCACCTATCGGGAGTGtggtcattctcattcagactGCCATGACAGAAAGCCTAGATTCAAAGGATGGGTTAGGGAGTCACGATACTTTTTGGAGGAGGGCAGTAAGTATGTCTTATCACCTTGTAGAGAATTGTCTTGTTAGAATTATTGGGGCACTTGTCAGCTCAGACCCTCACCGCACTGACGCCACCCCCTCTCTTCTCTTAGCCGGCTCCGGTACCCAGACTCAAGCTCCCCACTGCTCAATGGACAACCCCAGCTCAGACCCGTTGCCTTCAACTTTGTCTGGGGAGGAAGACAAACCTCTGGCCTTACTTCCTCCTGTTCCCCGGGGCCGCCGAGGCCGGCCACCAGGGGGAGCCGCCACCTCCAATCGGACTCTGAAGTCCTCCCTCCCTCGAAAGCGGGGCCGCCCCCCCAAATCACTGCAGGAAGCCCCGTTGACAGCACCAGTGGACAGTGGTGGCAGCAACGATCTTCTGTTGATCGATGATCAGGGCGTTCCTTACACAGTCCCCGAAGGATCAGCAGCAGATGGGCCCCAGGGCTCTGGCCCCAAGAGGGCTCCACACTTCTGTCCTGTGTGCCTGAGAGCCTTCCCCTACCTCTCCGACCTGGAACGCCACAGCATCTCACACTCAGAGTTAAAGCCACACGTGTGCAAAGATTGCGGCAAGACCTTCAAACGGTCCAGCCACTTGCGGCGTCATTGCAACATCCATGCTGGCCATCGGCCCTTCCGTTGTGTGCTCTGCCCTCGCCGCTTCCGCGAGGCGGGGGAGCTGGCACATCACCACCGCATCCACTCTGGCGAGCGTCCCTATCAATGCCCCTCCTGCAGGGTGCGCTTCACCGAGGCCAATACTCTCCGGCGCCATTACAAACGCAAGCACCCAGAGCTTGTGGGGATGCCCGTGCGCCTGTGCCCCCCGAACCCAAGACCCCAACCGCTGTGGGATGATGACGAGGGTGTCCCTGTTGCAGAAAGGGTGCAGGAGGAGAGTCCTGAAGGAAAGGAGCCTGCTTGGCCTCTGTCCTCCACCGCTTCTCCCCTGTCTGGGTTTACAGAGGGGAGTTCAGATGGTGCTGGGCAGGGGCAAGGAGGTCAAGACACCCTTGTTTCTGGTGGTACTCCCGTTACGGAAGGGAATCAAAAGCAGGGACCTAAACCTCTGGGTCCTGATACCATCGAGCGCCCTCCTTCGGACTGACAGGCTCTGGGAGGTATGGGCTGTGGAAATAAATCCCTGCCTACTGACTTCCAGTGTGTTCAGTCATGGTGCCTGTCCCTTTCAGGGTTCCTCTATTACCCTGCCtgactgtggtgtgtgtgattgGAGAGAAGTCCATTGCACATATCTCTTTAGCATGGTGCCAAAGAAGCCTTGCCCGATCTGGTCGCCATCAGACAAGTGCTGTGAAGCATTTACCCGGCTATGCAAATGTGACTCTGGCCCTCCCCCCCAGCTGGATCCCCAGGCATTCTGCATAGGACAGTTTTTGGCTCCGAtttcttttccagaggacttgctGTTAGGAAGGGAAAACTAAGTTGAGGGCTTGAAGTATAACTCAATGGTAATGTACCTtgaatgcacaaggccctgggttgagtGATGGCCAGCTCCAGGGAGTGGGGTGAGGAGGGTGAACAGAACTGACCATTTCCATAGCATTTAGAGAGAAGAATGTGAGCTCGAGGGGAGGGCGGGACTAAGATGAGGTGCAGTACTTTGGCAGTACAAACTAGGTCGCATCAGGAAAGGAGGCTAAAAGTTGGGGTGAGGATCAAAGAATTTTAGGCTTGACTGGCAGAAAGCAAGTTAAAGGGAATGGATGGCATTTAACTGAAGGGTGGGGCTAAAAGAAGTACTTTTTAGAATGAAGCAGAGTTCAAGATTGTTGTTGTTAAAGATCTTTTAAGACAGGCTTACAAGAAGATAAGGACACCTGCGAGCATTGGTAGGGGAATCTCAAAAACAGTTACATGGAAGTACTTTCCAAAGTGGGGTATTAGGACTTAACCGTTAGGAGAAGATGCTTAGGGATGGACATGATTGCCATTCAGGCCatggagagggaagaaaaagttACCAGAAAGGGAGAAGTTGGCTGAATAGAATTAGGCTTAGCTGTCCGTAATGGGGCTGAGTTAAGAGAGGTGTGCATCAAAAGTGGTTCGACTCGGGTTTCTAAAATCCACCCAAAgctttctgttcaggaagtctgGGTTAAGGAGCATCATGCTGATTGGTGCCAATGGTTGGTAATGACTGACTTAAAGGATGCAAAGGACCTACAAATTATTAGAGAGCTATCCCCATAATCCCAGAGTTAGTTCCCGAAGGCTctgacaggaggattgctgcaaatcTGAGGCCACCTTGAGCCACCGTGTGAGACcaagtctcaaaagaagaaattaaaaagtaaaaaagggaTGTCTCTTAAATGCAAGATGCGGTGTACAGCTTTTTGTGTGAGAGACAGGATTTAAGAGGGGGCGTGGTCTGTGGGTGTGGCCTGGGCGGGAGGGTGGAATTCCAAAAGTAGGGGTTTGGAGACAAGGAAGAATAGAACAAACTAAGTGGCGTTGCAGCCACGGGAATCGAACCAGCCTCTACCGAGACGTTCGGAAATGGGCGGGGCCCAGCCTAGGGGGCGGGGCTCAGGCGTGAGACCCGCGCCCCCAGGGTGTGTCCTAACCGGATGTCTGGAGCCGTGGGTGGTGCCCGAAGAAGAAGCGGGCGCAGTGAGCGCAGGCGCACCAGCCTCCGTTCGCCCCCCGGAAGCGGCCTAGGCCGTCCCCCTCCCGTGTCGTAGAGACATTGTGCCGGCGTAATTTCCCTTCCCCGTTCCCTCGCCGCCATCCTCCACGCCGGCGCTTCTTCGGGGGGAACGGGCGCGACTTCCGCTTCCGGGCAGGAGGCGCGGGgctggtggggagtgggggggaaaAGGGGCGGCACTTCCGGTTGGGCCCTCGGGTCTCCCCGGAGCGGCGGTACCTCCTCcgcctcctcagcctcctcccgGCGGAGACCCCAGCGCCGGTGAGTGACTGGGTGTGCGGCCCGGGGACCCGGGTTCCTCAGGGGCGGGGGGTCTCGCCCTGGCCTGCCGCAGTCCCCAGGacgcacccccctcccccccagaacGTCAGTGCTTCACTGCCGGGCCCGAGGCAGGGGGATCCCCGATCACTAGTCCCCTACAAGATCGCTCCTGATCTCTTCCCCCACGGACGCCCCCCGTCACCGTGGGATGGCTACCAACGCGTTCTCATTCGTAACGAACCTCTCAAGTGCCAGGGCCCCCCACGGATCCCTTCCCCACAGCCTCATCGGCTTCCTGCAGGAGAGCCTGCCCATGCCGTCAGCATCGCTCTGCTTACAGGGCAGCTGCTCATGAGCCCTCGGTCCCGATCTCCTGCAGGATTGCCTCCAGGGGGTGTTGCATTAGTACTTTGTGACAAGAGTTGCCCCCCACCATGTCGGACCACACACAACCCATCCCCAGCGCCTgtgcaaaaatattttctattctcgCCTATGCCAAGAGTGCTTTTTAAAACTCCTTCCAGCAGCCCCCTCAAAAAGACCTCCTCAAATCCACCCCTCCGTGGAACTGCTCCCTCCAGAGTCCTTTCCCCCATTCGGGGAGAAACATCTGCCCGCTGAGCATCAGGTTATCATGAAACACTCCCgccccacttccctccctcccctcatccTGGCCTCTGCTGTCCCAGAACAATGCAAGttagcagagaatgtttctttatGGAACATCAGTAGCTCttgtctcccctcccccgccccccatcttTAGCCAAGTCTCATGACATTGTTCCAAATTTCTTAGGAAAGACCCTGGCGCTGCTTACATCCTTTCCCATAGGTGGTGAAGGGCAGAGACTCCACTAACCCTCATTTTACAGGGGTTTGCAGCCTAGTTGAGAGGCAGACCAGAAACAGTGCTGCTCTGTGGGTTTTCTGAGAGTCTGGTGAGCTATTCCCAGAGGTGAATGCTGAAACACAAGATTTAATCGTGCCATTCAAAGATCTAGGGAATACCTGGTGCAAAATTCCAGAGGTAACAGTGGTGTGTGGAAGAGCAGCTGTGAGTTTGGAGCAGAATCGAAAGAGAAGGCTTGATCCCAAAGCCTTGGGATAAGTCGCCTGGCTTTTGTCAGCCCTGCCAAGCTCCTAAGAGTCTGTCTGCATCCACTCATCCCTTATTCACTCACAAACACTTTCAACACCTGTTTAATGAGCATCTACTTCATACAGAGAATAAAATGGGCAGAACTTCCTGTCCACATAGATTGGCTATACTAGTTGAGAAGGGGAACATTAGAAATCAAGCTACATGGGGTTGGGGGACATAGTTCAACTGGTAAAATGTTTGGTCCTGAATtcagaatcccagcactaaaaaaaaaaggctgggtatagtggcactatgcctgtaatcctggcactggggggatggagacaggaggattcctggagctcactggctagctcCAGACTTAACACAAGactctcaaagaaagaaagggagcagTTGAGGAGGCCACACAACATTGGTCCCCACCTCCACACCCTCACATGCAGacatacagcacacacaaaataaaaatacataagagGACAGAGTTGCAGGGGCTGGGATATTACTAAGACCACACACGGGCTATCACATGCCATCTTGCTCCTCAGGTAAGCCACAGAACAGAAAGGTTGGTCCTAGACTGCCGTGACCCACCATGGCGCTGCTCtgacagcttcctcaccttgcagGTGGAGTGATTAAGAGTGTGAGCTGTGGATTTTGCTAgacttgtggtttgtttgtttgtttgtttgtttcctcacCCTGTTTGCCTACCCTCGTCCCTTCGCTTATTCAGGAATGTTTACCAAgtggccagtgaggtggctcagcaggtaaaatctcttgctcccaagcctgatgacctgagtgcaGTCTCCGAgatccatatggtggaaggagagaactgactcccataagttgtcctctgacctctgcatgggtacacacacaataaataaatggaacaaaAGTTTGTTTAAAGTGACTAGCAAGCTAGGTACTGTCCTAGGTCCTGAGGACAGAGTTAAGAACAAAACATTTAAAGGCTTGTTTCTGGGGCTGTGGAGGCGGCTTAGTGGTTAAAGGACTTGCCATAaaagcatgaggatcagagttcagattcccagaacccatctgAATGCCAGTGTGTTGGGAGGTCCACCTGCAATTTCAGTCTCTGAAGGCAGAAATAGGAGCCCCAGAGCAGCCTGGCTAATGAGACTAGCCATATCTGTGAGCTCTGAATTCGATTGAGATACCCTGCTCAGTGAATAATGTGGAAGAGAGATGGAAGATGATTCCTAGCGTCAACTCTCTACATGCACATGGCATCAGAGAGGGAGACCAGGAAAAACACGGAAAGCAGACCATACGGTGCATTCAATGCTGGTGAATGATCTAGAGGGAAATGGAGCTAGCTGGGGAGTGTAGGTGTTGGGGACAGGTGGCATTGGCCACGCAGAGCCCCACTGAGAAGACAGGAAttggacagagacaggaaggagatgaGGGAAGGAGAGTGTGGGGGAGTTAATTTTGCCTGCAAAAGCAACCGTCCTGAAACACAGACCCTGGCGCAGAAATGGAGCCAGCATGTTGGAGGAACAGCTGCAAGCTTGTGGGGGCCTGTGTGGGTCACTGGAAGGCCTTTGGCTTTTACTGAGTGAGACGGGGTCACTAGTTTTCAACAGGAGGGTCATGGTTTGGCCTTCATCCTCCCAGCTAAGTGGGAGAGCAatccttctgagtgttgggaataGTGAATGGGACATACTGTATAAAGCACCAAGCACCGCACTCTAGAATTCAGTGAATACCAGTGGCTGGCCAAACTGAGAGATGTGACTAGGAggtaggaggaagggagaggatggGACGGGTCGTGTCTTCAGTGTACAGTGGTCTAGGGGCCTACTTCTATTTTGGAAAGTGAAATACTGAAAGGGAAGAGAGTGTGGAGTCTGGAACAACACTGTTTTCCTTCAACTCCTCTTCCCTCAGTGACCTTCTCCCCTAAGTCTCTTCCTTAGTGTTTctttggggggttgtttgtttctgagacagggtttctctgtgtaaccctggctgtactggaactcactctgtaaatcaggctggcctcgaactcaggtcagcctgcgtctgcctccagagtgctgggattaaaggcatgcaccaccacacctggctacgcCTCAGTGTTTCTGACTCAGTAATTCTACCCATCCTTCTCGTTGTTTGGAGGAGGACTTAGAAGAGTCAAATACTGGATGTGACCTGTTAAAAGCTTTTCCCCCtgtgtgtggcatgtgcacatgtacatacttgTGTAGGGGCCAGAGGTTGACGGCGAGTGTCTTCCCTGGTTCCGCTCCACTTTCTCTATCGCAGCAAGGGCTCTCACTGGATCTGAAGCACACAAGTTGGGCTAGTGTAGCTAAGCATCTTGCCATGGGGatcccccatctctgccttcttgAATGCTGGATTGCAGGGAGTTGTTTTGCCCACCTAACTTTTACTTTTACATGGGTTATGGGGGTCCGAACTCTGGTCTTGAGTCTTACATGGCAAGTGCTCTGTCCACTGGACCATCTCCTCACCCCTGTTAAAACTGGCTGTGTTGATGTGGAGCTCTGGTATGTgtcgtgggggggggggctctcccATTATAGTCTCATAAACTCTTCCTTGCCATGTGCCACCTCAGAAAAGAGGCAGTTTGGGACCGGAGAGATAGGTCCAATGAGGAGGggtccttgctgctcttgccgagAACCCaacccccacatggtggctcagaacacCTGTAACCCAaatccaggggacctgacacccttttctggcttccactcAGGTGTGTAGACTGTGCACAGACAGACGTGCAgggagcgcgcacacacacacacacacacacacacacacacacacacacaataaatatttctaaaagagGGAACAGTTGAAGACTTCAGTCCGGCTTACTCTGCAGACACCCGCTGAAGCCTCTTTCTTGCCCCTTGTTTACTATCTGGCCAGTGTTTATCAATATATCTACCGCAATACATTTCCCTTTGAGCACTGCCTTAGCTGCCCCTCTCTAGCGTTggtatgttgtattttcattttctttttttatttttattttctgagacagagtgctatatagcccaggctggccttgaacatgctgtGCAGctgaggctagtcttgaactcctggtctccCTACCTcttacctcctaagtgctgagactacAAGCATGGACATGGCACCTGgctgtgtttccattttcatgCATTGCAACACATTCTCTAGTTTCCCTCGCGGTCTCTTCATGGATcccccagaggaggaggagagagctcTAGGTGTGGCTGAAGCTCAGCATATCAACAAGTATTTGTTAAGTACCCACAGCTTGTCCATGTATGCACCGTGGTAGGTGCTAGGGCACAGTGGCAAAGGGAATGGGCTGTTTAGGCCCTCTCCCTTAGTTGAGAGGTCCGACAGTAAAAACGCATGGCACGTAGTGAAGAGAATGCAGCCGGATGATGGGCCAGGGGTGACAGTATGAGTATAGAAACCTGAGTGGGATGGGGGCCGGGGGGTGTATCATTGACTTCTGGGGAAGGATGTCCCAAGGCAGACGAAGAATCCATGGGGTTTGTTgctctttgagacagtctcctgtatctcaggctggcctcaaactcactatgtagtcgaGGCTAGCCTTGagtcctgcttctgtttcccaaatgctgggagtatagaggtgcaccaccatgcctggcagaatCTATTGAATAGTAACCCCTACACCACCTGCTAGGTCCCAGAGAGCATCCCTAAAGAAGACTCCTGTTGCCATAATTCTACCCTGCACCTTCCTCCATGTTCAGGGTACAACTCCTGGGAAGACCTCTCCCACGGGGGTTGGGATTTTCTCCTGGCTGTCACACCAATTGCTCTACTGCAGACTTGCCCTTGAGGGGTTTACTAGATCTCTGTGCTCCAGTGTTCTCATCTGTCCAGGGGAGAGAAAAGGTGTCTCCACCTAAGGTTGTAACAAGGGCCTGATGAGCTAAGAGGTGGAAGTGCCTAGGCTAGGCCAGCCTGTGTGAGACGCCGCAGCGGCTGTCACTAAGGTCCTCCTGGAGGCAAGCAAAGCCGGGGTCTGTTTTTCCAGCACACgtccctgccccctcccacagCACTCTAAATCTCCTTCCTGCATCCTTATGCTCTGTGCCCTCCTCCTTGGTGGCTGAGTCCCTCACTTAGGTTCTGCATGCACTCTTCTGGTTGCTGTGCCTTGGGTCCTTCTGGAGCTTAGATTAAATGGAGGGGGTGTAAAGGGCATGGGATGTTGAATCATGTCCAAGAACACTCAGAGCTGGATACTAAAAATACCTAATTCTGTGTAGCGGTGGGGTGGAGATACTCACCTTTCACCTGTGGGTGCCGAGAACCAACCAGGCAGACTGAATAAAGGTCCTGGGCCTTGGGTGGACgtcctctcctcccccttttcctatAGTATGGTAAGGAAGGTGAGGACTGGGCGCAGAGCCAGAACTATAGGGGCAAGGAATGCTGGGCAGAAAGCTGCCTTTCTCCCACCGGCTCTTCAAAAGCTCAGTGGGGCTGCTGTGTCAGAACACAGAAGTGAACTCTGGGAAGCTGACGTTCCAGTGAGGAGAGAGGGCAGACCAACAGCAGGAATGGGAAACACACTGTAAAGGTGGTGCAAGAAAGT
This window of the Peromyscus eremicus unplaced genomic scaffold, PerEre_H2_v1 PerEre#2#unplaced_72, whole genome shotgun sequence genome carries:
- the Znf524 gene encoding zinc finger protein 524, with protein sequence MDNPSSDPLPSTLSGEEDKPLALLPPVPRGRRGRPPGGAATSNRTLKSSLPRKRGRPPKSLQEAPLTAPVDSGGSNDLLLIDDQGVPYTVPEGSAADGPQGSGPKRAPHFCPVCLRAFPYLSDLERHSISHSELKPHVCKDCGKTFKRSSHLRRHCNIHAGHRPFRCVLCPRRFREAGELAHHHRIHSGERPYQCPSCRVRFTEANTLRRHYKRKHPELVGMPVRLCPPNPRPQPLWDDDEGVPVAERVQEESPEGKEPAWPLSSTASPLSGFTEGSSDGAGQGQGGQDTLVSGGTPVTEGNQKQGPKPLGPDTIERPPSD